In the Deferribacter desulfuricans SSM1 genome, AAGATTGGTGATATATTATATCAGTTAAATGAATTAAATAAGATAGTGAAAATACTTAAAAGGAAGGTTAAGTCAGAAGCGGTAACTGATAGTTATTTTGAAAATTTTTATATTGGTAAAGAACTTATTTTTGTTGAGAATAATATCAAACATTACACTTCAAAAATTGTAGGTTATGAGTTTGGAAAGTATCTGATTTGTACGACCAATAAGGATATTGATAAGCTTTTTGAAATTTATGATTATGTGACGGCAAGATATAGCTATGAAGATTATATTATAGAGTTTAAAGCTAAAATTTATGGTGAGTTAGAGTCTGTAAATTTGATATTGATAACGTATCCAAAAGATTATTTAATAACTAAACTTAGAGACTCAAAACGCATCAGCGTTCAAATACCTTGTAAAATAATATACAAAAAGATTAAGCCACTTAATGGTATGATTCATGATTTAAGTTTAAATGGTGCATTGATTAGCACAAATTACCCATGTGATATTGGTGATATTTTAGAGCTAAATTTTGTATTACCAAATGGTAAAGAGATCAAAAATGTAAAAGCGATAATTAGAAATATAAGAGAGAAGAATCGCTATGGTGTATCCTTTGATGAGATAGTTGGTATTAATAAGAAGAGATTGGAGCAGTTTATTGAATCGTATAGAAAACTATTTTCTAATCAGTACTTAGAAGATGGTAGAGATAAAATTAGTGGAGATTTGAAGGATTTTTCTTTCTTTGATTTAATACAGTTAACTTCTTCTTCTGCTAAAGACTATGTGATTGAAGTTTATTCAGATGATGTTGAAGGGAAAATTTACATTAAAAATGGTGAAGTGATACATGCTACATGCAACGAAAAAATAGGTATAGATGCGTTTTATGAGCTTTCTTTGCTGAAAAGTGGTGAATTTTATATGAGTGAATTTATGGGTGATGTGGATAGGACTATTAGTGAAAAAACAGATGTGCTATTATTGAATGCAGCTTATTACAACGATTCTGGGCAGAAAGATGGGGGTTAGAATTACATTTTATATTCAGCCTGGTGCGAAAAAGACTGAAGTAGCCGGGGAATTTAATAATATGACAAAAATAAAGGTGGCTTCACCACCAGTTGATGGAGCAGCAAATAAGGAGCTTATAAAATTTTTGGCAAAGAAATTAGGTGTTTCAAAATCATCAGTTAAAATCGTTAGTGGTGAGAAAAGTAGGATTAAAACGGTTGAATTTTTAGAAGACATTGATTTGTCTAAATTATAATTTGGGAATATTGTACAACATACCATCGTGTGGACAATTATCATAATCATGAGATTACTTCGGCAACTTTTGTCGCCAAAGCAATTATTATTATGCAACGTCCTCAATTTTATAAAAAAATTAATTTTGTAAAAATGAGTGAATTTTGTTAGGCTTTAGCTTTGACAAACATAATTATTAATGTTAAATGATATGAAAAAAAATAAAGGGGTATTGTATGCATCACTTTCACTACAAAGATGGGGAGATGTTTTGTGAGGAAGTTCCTCTAAAAAAGATTGCAGCAGAGGTTGGGACACCTTTTTATGTTTATAGTGCTGCTACACTGAAAAGACATTTTGAGGTTTTTGACGCAAGTTTTGAAGAGGTACCGCATATTATCTGTTTTGCTGTAAAGGCAAATTCTAATCTTGCTGTTTTAAATTTATTGGGAAAACTTAGTTGTGGTGCTGATATTGTTTCTGGTGGAGAGTTATATCGAGCACTTAAAGCAGGTATTGATCCTAAAAAGATTGTTTATGCTGGGGTTGGAAAAACTGAAGAAGAAATAGAGTTTGCATTAAAATCCGATATTTTAATGTTTAATATTGAGTCTTTCCAAGAGCTTGAAAAGATAAATGAGGTAGCAGGTAGATTAAAGAAAAAAGCTAGAATAGCTTTAAGGGTTAATCCAAATGTTGACCCTAAAACACATCCATATATATCAACTGGTTTGAAAAAGAATAAGTTTGGTATCCCAATAGAAAATGCTTATCAGGAGTATGAGTACGCAGCTTCTCTTGATAATATTGAAGTGGTGGGTGCTCACTGTCACATAGGTTCTCAACTTACTGAGATTTCACCTTTTGTGGATGCAACTAAAATTATGGTTGATATGATTAAAACTCTCAAAAGTAAAGGGATTAATATTAAATACTTGGATTTAGGTGGTGGGCTCGGTATTAAGTACAACGAAGAAATGCCACCTTCACCGAAAGAATATGCTGATAAAATAATTGATGTTATTAGAGGGTTAGATGTTACTTTAGTGTTTGAACCTGGAAGAGTTATAGCTGGCAATGCAGGTGTTCTTGTTACAAGAGTTCTTTACACTAAAGAAACTGAGTTAAAACATTTCAAAATTGTTGATGCAGCAATGAACGATCTTATGAGACCTATTTTGTATGGTTCTTTCCATGATATAAAGCCAGTTAAAGAAGGGCATTATAAAACTGTTTATGGTGATATTGTGGGACCAATTTGTGAGACTGGTGATTTCCTTGCAAAGGATAGAAACCTTCCTGATTTTCAGCAAGGGGACTTGATAGCAGTTATGAGTGCAGGTGCATATGGTTTTACTATGAGTTCTAACTATAACTCTAGACCAAGAGTGCCTGAAATATTGGTAAATAAAGATAAATATTATATTGTTAGAAGAAGAGAAACCTATGATGATTTGATAGGTCCAGAATCTATACCAGAGGATTTATAAGGGGTTGTTTATGAATATACCATTTTATAAAATGACCGGTAGCGGTAACGATTTTATAATTATAGATAACCGTGATGGTAAAATGAATGATTTCAATTTGAAAGACTTTATTCCAAAAGTTTGTGCAAGATGTGTATCAGTTGGTGCAGATGGGCTTATTTTGATAGAAAATTCTGATAAAGTTGATTTTAAATGGCAATTTTTTAATGCTGATGGTTCTTCTGCTGAAATGTGTGGAAACGGTTCAAGATGTGCAGCAAGATTTGCCTATTTAAATGGTATTGCTGGAAAAAAAATGAAATTTGAGACAATAGCTGGGATTATAGAAGCTGAAATAATGGATGGTTTTAATGTTAAAGTTCAGTTGACTGAGCCATTTGATGAGAAGATAGATTACGAAATTGAAGTTTTAGGAGAAAAATTAACAGTTTCCAGTATAAATACGGGTGTACCTCATGTTGTTGTTGAGGTTAAAGATGATATTTACAGTTTTGATGTAGTAAAATACGGTAGAGAAATTAGATTCCATGATGTATATAAACCAGCTGGTACAAATGTAAACTTTTTCAAAAAGATAGGTGAGAATAAGCTAAAAGTTCGAACCTATGAGCGCGGTGTAGAGAATGAAACAATGGCCTGTGGAACAGGTTCAGTGGCAACTTCTATAATTGCAGTAAAGAAAGGGATTGTTAACTCCCCTGTTGAAATTGAAACAAGTAGTGGTTTAATTTTAAAAGTCTATTTAGAAGATAAAAAAGTATTTTTAGAAGGGGAGGCAAGGGTTGTTTATACAGGCAATTTAAATAAAGAAGCTTTAGAGTATTAAAGAGGAGGATGTCATGTTTAAAGGGAGTATTGTAGCTATAGTTACACCTATGAAAGATGGTAAGGTTGATGAAGCTAAACTTAGAGAGTTGGTAGAGTTTCAAATTGAAAAAGGGACTGATGGAATAGTTCCTTGTGGAACGACTGGTGAATCTGCAACGCTGACTTATGAAGAACATTGTCAGGTTATTGATTTAGTAATTGACCAGGTTAAAGGTAGGGTGCCTGTTATTGCTGGTACTGGTTCAAACAGCACCCATGAAACAATATTTTTGACAAAACATGCAAAAGAGGCTGGTGCGGACGCTGCTTTAGTTATTACACCTTATTATAACAAACCTACTCAAAAAGGGCTTTATGAGCATTTTAAAGCTGTTGCTGAAGCTGTTGATATACCAATAATTTTATATAATGTTCCAGGTAGAACTGCTGTAAATATGTTGCCTGAGACTGTAATTGAGCTTTCAAAAATTAAAAACATTGTTGGTGTAAAAGAGGCGAGTGGTTCTCTTGATCAGGCTGCTGAGATAATTGCAGGGACAGATGACAGTTTCGCATTATTAAGTGGCGAGGATTCATTGACTTACCCTCTTTTATGCCTTGGTGCTAAAGGGGTAATATCTGTTGCCACTAATATCGTTCCTGAACTTATGGCTGAACTTGTAGATAGCTTCTTTGCTGGTGATATAAATAAAGCTAAAGAACTGCATTATAAACTTTTCCCACTTTTTAAAGCTATATTCTTTGAAACTAATCCAATACCTGTGAAAAAGGCATTGTATCTTATGGGGTTAATAGAGGATGAAATAAGATTACCACTTGTTCCAATGACTGAGGCAAATACTGAAAGACTAAGAAAAGTATTACTTGATTTAGGACTTAGTTTAAAAAATTGATGAGGTAATTTATGAGTAAAACAGCTATTTGTATGGTTGGTGCTGCAGGTAAAATGGGTAGAAGGATTATAGCGCTTGGTTTAGATGATAATGATATAGAAATTGGCGGTGCAGTTGAATCAAAAGAATCATCTTTTTTAGGTAAAGATATTGGAGAGGTTATTGGTGTAGGTAATCTTGGAGTGAAGATCTCTGATAATATTGTTGAAACTGCAAAAGATTCTGATGTTTTGATAGATTTTACATTTAAAACAGCTACATTATCAAACCTTGATGCTTATTTAGAAGCAGGTAAACCTATAGTAATTGGCACAACAGGTTTTGAAGATAGCGAAGTTGAAGAGATCAAAAAATTGTCAGAAAAAATACCCGTTTTGTTGGCTCCTAATATGAGCCTTGGGGTTAATCTGACTTTCAAAGTGCTTGAGATGGTAGCTAAGGCTATTGGGAATATTTATGATATAGAGATTATTGAGGCTCATCACAGAATGAAGAAAGATGCTCCAAGTGGTACTGCCATGAAGATGGCAGAAGTTGTGGCAAAAGCAACTGGAAGGAATCTTGATAGCGATGCAGTTTATTGCAGAAGAGGCTTGATTGGTGAAAGAACAGATAAAGAGATAGGGATTCAGACTATTAGAGCAGGTGATATTGTTGGTGAGCACACTGTAATGTTTTGTGGTAATGGAGAAAGGATTGAAATTACTCATAAAGCTCATACGAGAGATACCTTTGCAAAAGGTGCACTTTCTGCTGCTAAATGGATAAAGGATAAGCCAGCTGGTTTCTATTCAATGTTCGATGTGTTGAACTTATAAAGTTTTTTTATGGCACTGCATATTTGCGGTGCCATATCTTATTTTTATTGAAAATTATTTTTCTTAATTTATAATATAATTTATGTTGCCGATAAAAGATATTATACCGCGTAGAGAAACCCCTTTTGTTAATTATGCTTTGATTTTTATAAATGTTATTGTGTTTCTGTATGAGGTTTCTTTGCCACCAGATTTATTAAATCGGTTTTTTTACTTATTTGGTTTAGTGCCTGCAAGATATACTCATCCTGAGTGGGCTTATTTTGCTGGATTACATGTGGATAACTATTGGCCATTTTTCACCAATATGTTTCTTCATGGCAGCTGGTTTCACTTAATTAGCAATATGTGGACGCTTTATATTTTTGGTGATAATGTTGAGGATAGATTAGGTCATTTCAGATATCTAATTTTTTATTTATTGTCAGGTATTGCTGCAAGTATTACGCATTTTGTGTTTAATGCAGATTCTGTTGTTCCTGCAGTGGGTGCATCTGGAGCTATTGCTGGAGTGATGGGTGCATATTTCGTGATGTTCCCATTTTCAAAAATTATAACGCTTATACCAATTTTCTTTATTCCTCTATTTTTTGAAATTCCTGCAGTGGTGTTTTTAGGTTTCTGGTTTTTCTCTCAAGTTGTTTCAGGTACATTTACTTTAGTGGCAAATCAAAATGCCACAGGTATTGCTTGGTGGGCGCATATTGGTGGTTTTGTTTTTGGTATGATTTTCCATCGAATTTTTAAAAAGAAAGATGATTATAGAGATTTTTATCCAGATGAAGTTTTGATGAGATACTTTAGGTAGGGGTGAATTATGACATTTAATGAGCTTTTCTGGCTCTTCTTTATGCTTGCAGCAATGCAGCCAGTCTTGAAACAGAGAATGATAGAAGCTGCTAGGCAAAAATTGATTGCGAAAATAGAGAAAAAAAGAGGCTCAAGAGTAATTTTGCTTGTTCATAGGCAGGAAACTATGAGTTTTTTGGGTTTTCCTGTTTATAAATTTATAAATGTGGATGACTCTGAAGAGGTTTTAAGGGCAATTCAGATGACAGATAAAGATGTGCCTAT is a window encoding:
- the dapB gene encoding 4-hydroxy-tetrahydrodipicolinate reductase, encoding MSKTAICMVGAAGKMGRRIIALGLDDNDIEIGGAVESKESSFLGKDIGEVIGVGNLGVKISDNIVETAKDSDVLIDFTFKTATLSNLDAYLEAGKPIVIGTTGFEDSEVEEIKKLSEKIPVLLAPNMSLGVNLTFKVLEMVAKAIGNIYDIEIIEAHHRMKKDAPSGTAMKMAEVVAKATGRNLDSDAVYCRRGLIGERTDKEIGIQTIRAGDIVGEHTVMFCGNGERIEITHKAHTRDTFAKGALSAAKWIKDKPAGFYSMFDVLNL
- a CDS encoding DUF167 domain-containing protein, translated to MGVRITFYIQPGAKKTEVAGEFNNMTKIKVASPPVDGAANKELIKFLAKKLGVSKSSVKIVSGEKSRIKTVEFLEDIDLSKL
- a CDS encoding P-loop NTPase, coding for MEKTKVITVTSGKGGVGKSNFSLNLALSISKLGKKVALLDADLALGNADLLIGKKPEKTIADIVLNDFKIEDVLIEDKHYPNFALIPAGSGIFELTKLSGKKRNHLLGEIKRLRDRFEYLIIDTGAGISNEILSFVKLADEVVVVILPEVTSIKDSYSTLKILKEKNIVREFKILINRAKSKAQVHSVFEKFRDTVKKFLHLDINLLGFLPEDENFAESVNRQIPIITLYPNSPTSKLFKHYAEYFVNNSNLKGVEIDALFDDLIKESADKEFVSSKNEDKKEVGEAVESNFLDFYVAESEKKIGDILYQLNELNKIVKILKRKVKSEAVTDSYFENFYIGKELIFVENNIKHYTSKIVGYEFGKYLICTTNKDIDKLFEIYDYVTARYSYEDYIIEFKAKIYGELESVNLILITYPKDYLITKLRDSKRISVQIPCKIIYKKIKPLNGMIHDLSLNGALISTNYPCDIGDILELNFVLPNGKEIKNVKAIIRNIREKNRYGVSFDEIVGINKKRLEQFIESYRKLFSNQYLEDGRDKISGDLKDFSFFDLIQLTSSSAKDYVIEVYSDDVEGKIYIKNGEVIHATCNEKIGIDAFYELSLLKSGEFYMSEFMGDVDRTISEKTDVLLLNAAYYNDSGQKDGG
- a CDS encoding rhomboid family intramembrane serine protease, whose translation is MLPIKDIIPRRETPFVNYALIFINVIVFLYEVSLPPDLLNRFFYLFGLVPARYTHPEWAYFAGLHVDNYWPFFTNMFLHGSWFHLISNMWTLYIFGDNVEDRLGHFRYLIFYLLSGIAASITHFVFNADSVVPAVGASGAIAGVMGAYFVMFPFSKIITLIPIFFIPLFFEIPAVVFLGFWFFSQVVSGTFTLVANQNATGIAWWAHIGGFVFGMIFHRIFKKKDDYRDFYPDEVLMRYFR
- the dapA gene encoding 4-hydroxy-tetrahydrodipicolinate synthase, which encodes MFKGSIVAIVTPMKDGKVDEAKLRELVEFQIEKGTDGIVPCGTTGESATLTYEEHCQVIDLVIDQVKGRVPVIAGTGSNSTHETIFLTKHAKEAGADAALVITPYYNKPTQKGLYEHFKAVAEAVDIPIILYNVPGRTAVNMLPETVIELSKIKNIVGVKEASGSLDQAAEIIAGTDDSFALLSGEDSLTYPLLCLGAKGVISVATNIVPELMAELVDSFFAGDINKAKELHYKLFPLFKAIFFETNPIPVKKALYLMGLIEDEIRLPLVPMTEANTERLRKVLLDLGLSLKN
- the lysA gene encoding diaminopimelate decarboxylase; the protein is MHHFHYKDGEMFCEEVPLKKIAAEVGTPFYVYSAATLKRHFEVFDASFEEVPHIICFAVKANSNLAVLNLLGKLSCGADIVSGGELYRALKAGIDPKKIVYAGVGKTEEEIEFALKSDILMFNIESFQELEKINEVAGRLKKKARIALRVNPNVDPKTHPYISTGLKKNKFGIPIENAYQEYEYAASLDNIEVVGAHCHIGSQLTEISPFVDATKIMVDMIKTLKSKGINIKYLDLGGGLGIKYNEEMPPSPKEYADKIIDVIRGLDVTLVFEPGRVIAGNAGVLVTRVLYTKETELKHFKIVDAAMNDLMRPILYGSFHDIKPVKEGHYKTVYGDIVGPICETGDFLAKDRNLPDFQQGDLIAVMSAGAYGFTMSSNYNSRPRVPEILVNKDKYYIVRRRETYDDLIGPESIPEDL
- the dapF gene encoding diaminopimelate epimerase is translated as MNIPFYKMTGSGNDFIIIDNRDGKMNDFNLKDFIPKVCARCVSVGADGLILIENSDKVDFKWQFFNADGSSAEMCGNGSRCAARFAYLNGIAGKKMKFETIAGIIEAEIMDGFNVKVQLTEPFDEKIDYEIEVLGEKLTVSSINTGVPHVVVEVKDDIYSFDVVKYGREIRFHDVYKPAGTNVNFFKKIGENKLKVRTYERGVENETMACGTGSVATSIIAVKKGIVNSPVEIETSSGLILKVYLEDKKVFLEGEARVVYTGNLNKEALEY